A portion of the Choristoneura fumiferana chromosome 6, NRCan_CFum_1, whole genome shotgun sequence genome contains these proteins:
- the LOC141428489 gene encoding uncharacterized protein, translated as MNKWNNAETTTSSTPNQCNGTSETIKIPTTVNVQYGKPEYVTSANSTQENQIIENTEIEICTKLKNIKIPTVHTKTKPKSSELNTNSNICSSTPKFSVKKRCRQAIKTTKKQNKGKTTQQFTCGQCPKIYTSLAGIRSHLASHCDPNICGSNCQDSIFTFNELNRDTKSKHLAENEIRCNKCDKTFKSKRNLRVHLQTHTGERPYGCKQCGKRFTQSAALYTHTKIHLGLKEHVCSYCNKAFTERKNMKNHERTHTKERPFECSTCFKGFGDPSALRRHVRIHTGDKMYQCQMCHMKFHDASGLIAHKKRHDDVKDFACDFCGKQFSTHQMLSNHESSVHMNIKKFLCDICHKSFTLKQYLKSHIQRNHMQSVECGICEMKFFSNTHLLIHKSKGCVRDRFACDHCGITFSLKRLVKKHMEEKHFETLYCHICMRKFYSDLDLQKHKLKANCTKKFINAKVDNRNL; from the exons ATGAAT AAATGGAACAATGCAGAAACTACCACATCTTCAACCCCGAATCAGTGCAATGGAACTTCTGAGACAATCAAAATACCTACCACGGTTAATGT gCAGTATGGTAAGCCAGAATATGTCACCAGTGCCAACAGCACTCAAGAAAATCAGATCATCGAGAACACAGAAATAGAGATTtgcacaaaattgaaaaatattaagattcCCACAGTTCACACAAAAACCAAACCCAAGTCCTCAGAGCTCAATACAAATTCAAATATATGTTCTTCGACACCCaagttttcagtaaaaaaaCGATGCCGACAAGCTATAAAGACTaccaaaaaacaaaataaaggaaAAACCACTCAACAATTCACGTGTGGACAATGCCCCAAAATTTACACGAGTCTAGCGGGTATAAGATCCCACTTAGCAAGTCATTGCGATCCAAATATTTGCGGCAGTAACTGTCAAGATTCAATCTTTActtttaatgaactaaatagGGACACCAAAAGCAAACATTTGGCTGAAAATGAGATACGTTGCAATAAGTGTGATAAAACATTCAAAAGCAAACGAAATTTGCGTGTACACCTCCAAACGCATACCGGCGAGCGACCATATGGCTGTAAGCAGTGCGGCAAACGGTTCACACAAAGTGCTGccttatacacacacacaaaaattcATCTGGGCCTGAAGGAGCATGTGTGCTCGTACTGTAACAAAGCCTTCACTGAACGCAAAAACATGAAGAATCATGAGAGAACGCACACTAAAGAACGTCCTTTCGAATGCAGTACCTGTTTTAAAGGTTTTGGTGACCCATCAGCCCTCAGAAGACACGTTCGGATCCATACAGGAGATAAGATGTACCAATGCCAAATGTGCCATATGAAATTCCATGACGCTAGCGGCCTCATAGCTCACAAGAAACGGCACGATGACGTTAAAGATTTTGCGTGTGATTTTTGCGGCAAACAATTTTCCACGCACCAGATGTTGTCCAACCACGAATCATCCGTCCATATGAACATCAAGAAATTCCTATGCGATATATGTCACAAAAGTTTCACTTTGAAGCAGTATTTGAAGAGTCACATACAACGCAATCACATGCAGAGCGTAGAATGTGGCATATGTGAAATGAAATTTTTCTCCAATACTCACCTTCTGATTCATAAATCAAAAGGTTGTGTCAGAGACCGATTCGCATGTGATCACTGCGGGATTACGTTTTCTTTAAAGAGGCTTGTGAAGAAACATATGGAAGAGAAACATTTTGAAACTTTATATTGCCATATTTGCATGAGGAAGTTCTATTCGGATTTAGATCTGCAGAAACATAAATTAAAGGCGAATTgtacaaaaaagtttataaatgctaaagttgatAATAGGAATTTATAA